From one Luteolibacter sp. SL250 genomic stretch:
- a CDS encoding DUF6714 family protein, with product MKHTCPCCGHRVHSEPIMGGSMQICPICFWEDVPGEHPDDRSNGVSLLDAQENYRKEGACDPEFINVVRAPNSDEEPDSTWRSFRDDAHATIELIEHAFGSVALGNGMTIHQREVISDYGTQHDFDAARRLDTERRWQDIAGPKIGQLGTTLIFLDPESIRYHLPAFMRHVIRSWLETSDFDDEMVLYSLSDGPCSDGYHADSFTLLNPEQKQATATFLQFIASVDSIYGPEAGEGLTNGWDKWLSTSTPPTSRFP from the coding sequence ATGAAACATACCTGTCCATGCTGCGGCCACCGCGTCCATTCCGAGCCAATCATGGGCGGGTCCATGCAAATCTGTCCGATCTGCTTTTGGGAAGATGTGCCCGGCGAACATCCCGATGATCGTTCGAACGGGGTGAGCCTTCTGGATGCTCAGGAGAACTATCGCAAGGAAGGTGCCTGTGACCCGGAATTCATCAACGTCGTGCGCGCACCCAACTCGGATGAGGAACCAGATTCCACATGGCGCTCATTCCGGGACGATGCCCATGCCACCATTGAACTGATCGAGCACGCCTTTGGAAGTGTTGCCCTCGGCAACGGAATGACCATCCATCAACGGGAGGTCATCAGCGACTATGGCACCCAACATGACTTCGACGCGGCCCGCCGACTGGATACCGAGAGACGTTGGCAGGACATTGCCGGTCCGAAGATCGGCCAGCTTGGCACCACTCTTATCTTCCTCGATCCCGAATCCATCCGCTATCATCTCCCCGCTTTCATGCGGCATGTCATCCGTTCTTGGCTCGAAACGAGCGATTTCGACGACGAAATGGTGCTCTATTCTCTGTCCGACGGACCATGCTCCGACGGCTATCACGCCGACTCTTTCACCCTCCTCAACCCAGAACAGAAGCAGGCCACAGCCACCTTTCTCCAATTCATTGCTTCAGTCGATTCAATCTACGGTCCCGAGGCCGGAGAAGGCCTCACCAATGGCTGGGACAAGTGGCTTAGCACCTCAACACCCCCAACATCCAGATTCCCATGA
- a CDS encoding RtcB family protein, which translates to MNTIHKTDEAFGFIPLPDSAGKPITVVGTDAIRDNFDDTCLQQAVNSRMAPGVTDVILNPDAHAGYGAPVGCVMVSPTHIYPGPVGVDIKCSMSLLQLDIPEDVIIDKQTRRALINAIVERTPTGAGRGQRTAKKSRHVDRETGVLAVTEGATTRVCEALGIPPEWADRCEDSSHRGHDGTYDALNNRLDYILAQGRIRNFGDKIGQLGSYGGGNHFGECEITRVVDRPSMRAAADVFGLKDGHVSFLSHCGSRGLGNLLAQGQFKDLEKKFRDWATPFPAGDKQLVYAPLGTPEANAYIDDMSIGANFATVNHMLINALVLEAFQEVLPGATGKLVYFISHNIAREEIVDGKKAWVHRKGATRAIPGGHFSLAGTPFAETGHPILLPGNPRDGSVVMVAQGGAERTAWSVNHGAGRAMGRKHAARTLDQKSVDADFDVSDILTNCRKYPIDEAPDAYKNFPEVLRSVETAGLAQSVAKLQARFVIKDESGADD; encoded by the coding sequence ATGAACACCATCCATAAAACCGACGAAGCCTTTGGTTTCATCCCTCTTCCTGACAGCGCGGGCAAGCCGATCACCGTGGTCGGTACCGACGCGATCCGCGACAACTTCGATGACACCTGCCTCCAGCAGGCGGTGAACTCCCGCATGGCTCCGGGCGTGACGGATGTGATCCTGAACCCCGACGCGCACGCCGGCTACGGCGCGCCGGTCGGCTGTGTGATGGTTTCCCCGACGCACATCTATCCGGGTCCGGTGGGCGTGGACATCAAGTGCTCCATGTCGCTGCTCCAGCTCGACATCCCGGAAGATGTCATCATCGACAAACAGACCCGGCGCGCGTTGATCAACGCCATCGTCGAGCGCACCCCGACCGGTGCCGGACGCGGCCAGCGGACGGCGAAGAAGTCCCGCCACGTGGACCGGGAGACAGGCGTGCTGGCGGTGACCGAGGGCGCGACCACCCGCGTCTGCGAGGCTCTCGGCATCCCTCCGGAATGGGCGGACCGCTGCGAGGATTCGTCCCACCGCGGCCACGATGGGACGTATGACGCGCTCAACAACCGCCTGGATTATATTCTGGCGCAGGGCCGCATCCGGAATTTCGGCGACAAGATCGGCCAGCTCGGTTCCTACGGAGGTGGCAACCACTTCGGCGAGTGCGAGATCACCCGCGTGGTGGACCGTCCGTCGATGCGTGCGGCCGCGGACGTCTTCGGCCTGAAGGACGGCCACGTTTCCTTCCTCAGCCACTGCGGATCCCGCGGACTGGGCAACCTGCTCGCGCAGGGCCAGTTCAAGGACTTGGAGAAGAAGTTCCGCGACTGGGCGACCCCGTTTCCGGCCGGTGACAAGCAGCTCGTCTACGCGCCGCTGGGAACCCCGGAGGCCAACGCCTACATCGATGACATGTCCATCGGCGCGAACTTCGCGACGGTGAACCACATGCTGATCAACGCGCTGGTGCTGGAGGCCTTCCAGGAAGTCCTGCCCGGTGCCACCGGAAAGCTGGTCTATTTCATCTCCCACAACATCGCGCGGGAGGAAATCGTCGATGGCAAGAAAGCATGGGTCCACCGCAAGGGGGCGACCCGCGCGATCCCGGGCGGCCACTTCTCGCTCGCCGGAACCCCGTTCGCGGAGACCGGCCACCCGATCCTGCTGCCGGGCAACCCGCGCGACGGATCCGTCGTGATGGTCGCCCAGGGCGGCGCGGAGCGGACCGCATGGTCCGTGAACCACGGCGCGGGCCGGGCCATGGGCCGGAAGCACGCGGCGCGGACGCTGGACCAGAAGTCCGTGGATGCGGACTTCGACGTTTCCGACATCCTCACCAACTGCCGCAAGTATCCGATCGACGAGGCGCCGGATGCCTACAAGAACTTCCCGGAGGTCCTCCGCAGCGTGGAAACCGCCGGGTTGGCACAATCCGTCGCCAAGCTGCAGGCCCGCTTTGTCATCAAGGACGAGAGCGGCGCGGATGACTGA
- the rtcA gene encoding RNA 3'-terminal phosphate cyclase, whose protein sequence is MSKLIQIDGQEGGGQMLRTALSLAMITGQPFRMTNIRGKRPKPGLMRQHLTCVRAAVEISDGTADGAEIGSTELVFRAGKVRGGDHRFAIGTAGSTGLLFQTLLPALLHADGASTLRLEGGTHNPLAPPFEFLDHVFLPAIRRMGADATISLLETGFAPAGGGIMEAVIQPSRKLSPVEFHDRGELRSTNIRVPVRHLSLDIAGRILDSALATLPCEDASIERREPGPGRGVTCLVSATFDHVNELTSALGEMGVTAEAVGHRAAKSMRNHIQSGLPVGRWLADQLLLPMALAGGGSFTTGSLDSHVATNISVIGKFLPVKFQIDSIERGRNLIRVHE, encoded by the coding sequence ATGAGCAAACTCATCCAAATCGACGGCCAGGAAGGCGGCGGGCAGATGCTCCGCACGGCGCTGTCGCTCGCCATGATCACGGGACAGCCGTTCCGGATGACCAACATCCGCGGCAAGCGGCCAAAGCCGGGACTCATGCGCCAGCACCTGACCTGCGTGCGCGCGGCGGTGGAAATCTCCGACGGCACCGCGGACGGCGCGGAGATCGGCTCCACGGAGCTGGTTTTCCGTGCCGGAAAGGTGAGGGGAGGGGACCATCGTTTCGCCATCGGCACCGCCGGCAGCACGGGCCTGTTGTTCCAGACGCTGCTGCCCGCGCTGCTCCATGCGGACGGCGCGAGCACGCTGCGGCTGGAGGGCGGCACGCACAATCCTCTGGCCCCGCCGTTCGAGTTCCTGGATCACGTCTTCCTGCCGGCCATCCGCCGGATGGGGGCGGACGCCACAATTTCCCTGCTGGAGACCGGTTTCGCACCGGCGGGCGGCGGCATCATGGAGGCGGTCATCCAACCGTCACGGAAGCTTTCCCCGGTGGAGTTCCATGACCGCGGCGAACTCCGCTCCACGAACATCCGTGTCCCGGTGCGCCACCTCAGCCTCGACATCGCGGGCCGGATCCTTGATTCCGCGCTCGCCACGCTGCCGTGCGAGGATGCCTCCATCGAGCGCCGCGAACCCGGGCCGGGACGTGGCGTGACGTGCCTTGTTTCCGCCACCTTCGACCACGTGAACGAACTCACCAGCGCGCTGGGCGAGATGGGGGTGACCGCCGAAGCGGTGGGCCACCGTGCCGCGAAGTCGATGCGCAACCACATCCAGTCCGGCCTCCCGGTCGGCCGCTGGCTGGCGGACCAGTTGCTGCTGCCTATGGCCCTCGCCGGTGGTGGCAGCTTCACGACCGGATCGCTCGACTCCCACGTGGCGACGAACATCTCCGTCATCGGGAAATTTCTGCCGGTGAAGTTCCAGATCGATTCCATCGAGCGGGGGCGTAACCTGATCCGCGTTCATGAGTGA